In a single window of the uncultured Dysgonomonas sp. genome:
- a CDS encoding AGE family epimerase/isomerase — MDFKKLEKQYKSELLDNVLPFWLKNSQDKESGGYFSCLDRDGTVFDTDKFIWLQGREVWMFSMMYNNVEKRQDWLDCAVQGGEFLKKYGHDGNYNWYFSLDREGKPLIEPYNIFSYTFATMAFGQLNKATGNEEYAEIARKTFDIILSKVDNPKGKWNKAYPGTRNLKNFALPMILCNLALEIEHLLPEEFLNKVMDDCIHEVMEVFLRPELGGLIVENVTVNGELSDTFDGRLMNPGHAIEAMWFIMDLGHRLNRPELISKAVETTLKMIDYGWDKEYGGIFYYMDRLGRPPQQLEWDQKLWWVHIETLISLLKGYNLTGSQECLKWFEKIHDYTWSHFKDQKYPEWYGYLNRRGEVLLTLKGGKWKGCFHVPRGLYQCWKVLEDINSKDPVIVPGTKSEMKL, encoded by the coding sequence ATGGATTTTAAAAAATTAGAGAAGCAGTACAAATCGGAGCTGCTAGACAATGTATTGCCTTTTTGGCTCAAAAACTCTCAGGATAAAGAGTCTGGCGGATATTTTTCTTGCCTCGACAGGGATGGGACAGTATTCGATACTGATAAGTTTATATGGCTGCAAGGGCGCGAGGTATGGATGTTTTCCATGATGTACAATAATGTGGAAAAACGTCAGGATTGGTTGGATTGTGCCGTTCAGGGCGGGGAGTTCCTCAAGAAGTACGGACACGATGGTAATTACAACTGGTATTTCTCTCTCGACAGGGAGGGCAAACCCTTGATAGAGCCTTACAATATATTTTCATATACGTTTGCCACGATGGCGTTCGGGCAATTGAACAAGGCTACAGGGAACGAGGAATATGCAGAAATAGCACGTAAGACTTTTGATATTATTTTATCTAAGGTTGATAATCCGAAAGGAAAGTGGAATAAGGCATATCCGGGAACACGGAACCTGAAAAATTTCGCATTGCCGATGATTCTTTGCAATCTGGCTTTGGAGATAGAGCATCTGTTACCCGAAGAATTCTTGAATAAAGTAATGGATGACTGCATTCATGAAGTGATGGAAGTATTTCTACGGCCCGAATTAGGAGGATTGATAGTAGAGAACGTGACTGTGAACGGTGAATTGTCAGATACCTTCGACGGCCGCTTGATGAATCCCGGACATGCTATAGAAGCTATGTGGTTTATTATGGATCTCGGACATCGTCTCAACAGGCCCGAATTGATAAGCAAGGCTGTAGAAACAACTTTAAAAATGATTGATTACGGCTGGGACAAGGAATACGGAGGTATTTTCTACTATATGGATCGTCTGGGACGCCCGCCGCAACAATTGGAATGGGACCAGAAATTGTGGTGGGTGCATATCGAGACTCTGATCTCGTTGCTGAAAGGATACAATCTTACCGGTTCGCAGGAGTGTTTGAAATGGTTCGAGAAGATACATGACTATACTTGGTCGCACTTCAAAGATCAGAAATACCCTGAATGGTATGGTTATCTGAATAGGAGAGGAGAGGTATTACTAACTCTAAAAGGAGGGAAATGGAAAGGATGTTTCCATGTGCCACGCGGATTATATCAGTGTTGGAAGGTATTGGAGGATATAAACAGTAAAGATCCGGTTATTGTACCCGGCACTAAATCCGAAATGAAGCTTTAG